A section of the Lutra lutra chromosome 3, mLutLut1.2, whole genome shotgun sequence genome encodes:
- the POLR2D gene encoding DNA-directed RNA polymerase II subunit RPB4 has product MAAGGSDPRAGDVEEDASQLIFPKEFETAETLLNSEVHMLLEHRKQQNESAEDEQELSEVFMKTLNYTARFSRFKNRETIASVRSLLLQKKLHKFELACLANLCPETAEESKALIPSLEGRFEDEELQQILDDIQTKRSFQY; this is encoded by the exons ATGGCGGCCGGTGGGAGCGACCCGCGGGCCGGCGACGTGGAGGAGGATGCCTCACAGCTTATCTTCCCCAAAG AGTTTGAAACAGCTGAGACACTGCTAAATTCAGAGGTTCATATGCTTCTGGAGCATCGAAAGCAACAGAATGAGAGTGCAGAGGATGAACAGGAGCTTTCTGAGGTCTTCATGAAAACCTTAAATTACACAGCCCGTTTCAGTCGTTTCAAAAACAGAGAGACCATTGCCAGTGTCCGTAG CTTGTTGCTCCAGAAGAAGCTTCATAAGTTTGAGTTGGCCTGTTTGGCCAACCTTTGCCCAGAGACTGCTGAGGAGTCAAAGGCGCTGATTCCAAG CCTGGAGGGTCGGTTTGAAGATGAAGAGTTACAGCAGATTCTTGATGATATCCAGACCAAGCGCAGCTTTCAATATTAA
- the AMMECR1L gene encoding AMMECR1-like protein — protein sequence MGKRRCVPPLEPKLAAGCCGVKKPKLSGSGTHSHGNQSTTVPGSSSGPLQNHQHVDSSSGRENVSDLTLGPGNSPITRMNPASGALSPLPRPNGTANTTKNLVVTAEMCCYCFDVLYCHLYGFPQPRLPRFTNDPYPLFVTWKTGRDKRLRGCIGTFSAMNLHSGLREYTLTSALKDSRFPPLTREELPKLFCSVSLLTNFEDASDYLDWEVGVHGIRIEFINEKGVKRTATYLPEVAKEQDWDQIQTIDSLLRKGGFKAPITSEFRKTIKLTRYRSEKVTISYAEYIASRQHCFQNGTLHAPPLYNHYS from the exons ATGGGAAAAAGACGTTGTGTTCCTCCACTTGAGCCCAAGTTGGCAGCAGGCTGTTGTGGGGTCAAGAAGCCCAAGTTATCTGGAAGTGGAACGCATAGTCACGGGAACCAGTCCACAACTGTCCCCGGCTCTAGTTCAGGACCTCTTCAAAACCACCAGCATGTGGATAGCAGCAGTGGTCGGGAGAATGTGTCGGACTTAACTCTGGGACCTGGAAATTCTCCCATTACACGAATGAATCCCGCATCGGGAGCGCTGAGCCCTCTTCCCCGGCCCAATGGAACTGCCAACACCACCAAGAATCTGGTGGTGACTGCAGAGATGTGCTGCTACTGCTTTGACGTCCTCTACTGTCACCTCTATGGCTTCCCACAGCCACGACTTCCTAGATTCACCAATGACCCCTA tCCGCTCTTTGTGACATGGAAGACAGGGCGGGACAAGCGGCTTCGTGGCTGCATTGGGACCTTCTCAGCCATGAATCTTCATTCAGGACTCAGGGAATACACGTTAACCAG TGCACTTAAGGACAGCCGATTTCCCCCCTTGACCCGAGAGGAGCTGCCTAAACTTTtctgctctgtctccctccttaCTAACTTTGAGGATGCCAGTGATTACCTGGACTGGGAG GTAGGGGTCCATGGGATTCGAATTGAATTCATCAATGAAAAAGGCGTCAAACGTACAGCCACATACTTACCTGAGGTTGCTAAGGAACAAG ACTGGGATCAGATCCAGACAATAGACTCCTTGCTCAGGAAAGGTGGCTTTAAGGCTCCAATTACCAGTGAATTCAGAAAAACGATCAAACTTACCAG GTACCGAAGTGAGAAGGTGACAATCAGTTATGCAGAGTATATTGCTTCTCGACAGCACTGTTTCCAGAATGGCACTCTTCATGCCCCGCCCCTCTACAATCATTACTCCTGA